Proteins co-encoded in one Pan paniscus chromosome 23, NHGRI_mPanPan1-v2.0_pri, whole genome shotgun sequence genomic window:
- the LOC100982525 gene encoding small ribosomal subunit protein uS4-like, with the protein MPVARSWVCRKTYVTPRRSFEKSRLDQELKLIGEYGLRNKREVWRVKFTLAKIRKAARELLTLDEKDPRRLFEGNALLRRLVRIGVLDEGKMKLDYILGLKIEDFLERRLQTQVFKLGLAKSIHHARVLIRQRHIRVRKQVVNIPSFIVRLDSQKHIDFSLCSPHGGGRPGRVKRKNAKKGQGGAGAGDHKEED; encoded by the coding sequence ATGCCAGTGGCCCGGAGCTGGGTTTGTCGCAAAACTTACGTGACCCCGCGGAGATCCTTTGAGAAATCTCGTCTCGACCAAGAGCTGAAGCTGATCGGCGAGTATGGGCTCAGGAACAAACGTGAGGTCTGGAGGGTCAAATTTACCCTGGCCAAGATCCGCAAGGCCGCCCGGGAACTGCTGACGCTTGATGAGAAGGACCCACGGCGTCTGTTCGAAGGCAATGCCCTGCTGCGGCGGCTGGTCCGCATTGGGGTGCTGGATGAGGGCAAGATGAAGCTGGATTACATCCTGGGCCTGAAGATAGAGGATTTCTTAGAGAGACGCCTACAGACCCAGGTCTTCAAGCTGGGCTTGGCCAAGTCCATCCACCACGCTCGCGTGCTGATCCGCCAGCGCCATATCAGGGTCCGCAAGCAGGTGGTGAACATCCCGTCCTTCATTGTCCGCCTGGATTCCCAGAAGCACATCGACTTCTCTCTGTGCTCTCCCCATGGGGGTGGCCGCCCGGGCCGCGTGAAGAGGAAGAATGCCAAGAAGggccagggtggggctggggctggggaccaCAAGGAGGAGGATTAA